In Leishmania mexicana MHOM/GT/2001/U1103 complete genome, chromosome 20, one genomic interval encodes:
- a CDS encoding putative 40S ribosomal protein S10 has translation MSTYVPKPSRDNVYRFFFTEGVIACKKDPMGTWTGTLGGNTFTVPCIQVMQLMRSLKSRNLIKEQYAWRHYYWTLNDEGIAYMRSYLHLAPSAMPNTQKPSSVNFEKVTEGRGRGRGRGGRGRGEGRGRGRGEGRGRGRGRGFGGERTNYRAAAAASDGEVVPTPAAE, from the coding sequence ATGTCGACCTACGTTCCCAAGCCATCGCGCGACAACGTGTACCGCTTCTTCTTCACGGAGGGCGTGATCGCGTGCAAGAAGGACCCCATGGGCACCTGGACGGGCACCCTCGGCGGCAACACCTTCACCGTTCCGTGCATTCAGGTGATGCAGTTGATGCGCTCCCTGAAGAGCCGCAACCTGATCAAGGAGCAGTACGCGTGGCGCCACTACTACTGGACGCTCAACGACGAGGGTATTGCGTACATGCGCAGCTACCTGCATCTTGCTCCGTCTGCGATGCCGAACACGCAGAAGCCGAGCAGCGTGAACTTCGAGAAGGTGACAGagggccgcggccgcggtcGTGGCCGTGGTGGTCGCGGGCGTGGCGAGGGCCGTGGCCGCGGGCGTGGTGAGGggcgtggccgtggccgtggccgtggcTTCGGTGGTGAGCGCACGAACtaccgtgccgctgccgctgcatcggATGGTGAGGTCGTCCCGACCCCGGCTGCGGAGTAG
- a CDS encoding putative 40S ribosomal protein S10 → MSTYVPKPSRDNVYRFFFTEGVIACKKDPMGTWTGTLGGNTFTVPCIQVMQLMRSLKSRNLIKEQYAWRHYYWTLNDEGIAYMRSYLHLAPSAMPNTQKPSSVNFEKVTEGRGRGRGRGGRGRGEGRGRGRGEGRGRGRGRGFGGERTNYRAAAAASDGEVVLAPAAE, encoded by the coding sequence ATGTCGACTTACGTTCCCAAGCCATCGCGCGACAACGTGTACCGCTTCTTCTTCACGGAGGGCGTGATCGCGTGCAAGAAGGACCCCATGGGCACCTGGACGGGCACCCTCGGCGGCAACACCTTCACCGTTCCGTGCATTCAGGTGATGCAGTTGATGCGCTCCCTGAAGAGCCGCAACCTGATCAAGGAGCAGTACGCGTGGCGCCACTACTACTGGACGCTCAACGACGAGGGTATTGCGTACATGCGCAGCTACCTGCATCTTGCTCCGTCTGCGATGCCGAACACGCAGAAGCCGAGCAGCGTGAACTTCGAGAAGGTGACAGagggccgcggccgcggtcGTGGCCGTGGTGGTCGCGGGCGTGGCGAGGGCCGTGGCCGCGGGCGTGGTGAGGggcgtggccgtggccgtggccgtggcTTCGGTGGTGAGCGCACGAACtaccgtgccgctgccgctgcatcggATGGTGAGGTCGTCCTGGCCCCGGCTGCGGAGTAA